Proteins found in one Pontibacter sp. SGAir0037 genomic segment:
- a CDS encoding putative porin — protein MRNFADVKKSKLIAVLIFVFSYMAGSAAYAQIVDDSTRQIYGPRTTLNLFERDVLQGRYIEQRIDTAIQNLNNERFWYQDTSFYQHLGNIGTASKPILFSMPQRIGVRLGRNAFDRYAYDPQNINYFDTRSPYSHLFYVQGQRGEQVFEATYARNITERWNAGLAYQIISSSRQIGTPDRGTRGGNFANSSAFKFFTHYRSTNDKYDLFANFTLQKVSQLETGGVRPEELEPGVYEVADSLFGYETEILNLNNALTQERRNNLHLLHIYKILGEDLKAYHGLDWGRQQNTFRDLNLVGEELLNGTLHFYPDTLYSGVRTDDRTNYRELQNELGFTGNSKFSFFKAYLKHRRSSIENRALQTFSRAVGDTSLVTENTAFNQLFVGGQFRLNYKEKAVLMVDGELQLVRDYRLKALARITNVELSHHRVLRSASLTEERVLSNHYEWNKDFTTVLYDQSMFAYGSRIGRRQFVRFSSHFTNILRYIYFNKVDQHNPLDTRMEPVQYDGNQTFYGARLEHHIRFGSIHFENFVAYTNTDEAEVIRIPEWLFNSKLYFQGGLFNSALFGQFGVEMHMPTAYNADAYNPVIQQFYPQDFFQVQTYPVLDVFVTGDIKNVNFFLKMSHVNQGLMPQPGYFATPYYPGMRRSFIFGLKWMFFD, from the coding sequence ACCTATTTGAACGGGATGTGCTGCAGGGTCGCTATATAGAGCAGCGTATAGATACCGCTATACAAAACCTGAACAACGAACGCTTCTGGTACCAGGATACTTCTTTTTACCAGCACCTGGGAAATATTGGTACAGCCTCAAAACCCATTCTTTTCAGCATGCCCCAGAGAATAGGGGTACGTTTAGGTAGAAATGCTTTTGATCGCTATGCCTACGATCCTCAGAATATTAATTATTTTGATACCCGTTCCCCGTACTCGCATCTTTTTTATGTGCAGGGACAAAGAGGAGAGCAGGTCTTTGAAGCTACCTACGCCCGTAATATCACTGAACGCTGGAATGCAGGTCTTGCCTACCAGATAATTTCTTCTTCGCGGCAGATTGGTACACCCGACAGAGGGACTAGAGGTGGCAACTTCGCTAACAGCAGTGCATTTAAGTTTTTCACGCATTATCGTTCCACCAATGATAAGTATGACCTTTTTGCAAACTTTACCTTGCAAAAGGTTTCCCAGCTTGAAACAGGAGGTGTTCGTCCCGAGGAGCTGGAACCTGGGGTTTATGAAGTAGCTGATAGTTTATTCGGGTACGAAACAGAGATACTTAACCTTAATAATGCTTTAACGCAGGAGAGGCGGAATAACCTGCACCTGTTGCACATCTATAAAATTTTAGGGGAAGATCTGAAAGCTTACCATGGCCTTGACTGGGGCAGACAGCAGAATACGTTTCGCGATCTAAATCTGGTTGGTGAAGAACTGCTGAATGGTACGCTGCATTTTTATCCTGATACCCTATATAGTGGTGTAAGAACGGACGACCGTACCAATTACCGGGAACTACAGAACGAGTTAGGTTTTACCGGTAATAGTAAATTTTCTTTTTTTAAAGCTTATTTAAAGCATAGAAGATCGTCGATAGAAAACAGAGCCCTTCAAACGTTTTCTAGAGCAGTAGGAGATACCAGCCTTGTTACGGAAAATACAGCTTTTAACCAGCTTTTTGTAGGTGGGCAGTTCAGGCTCAACTATAAAGAAAAAGCCGTTCTGATGGTAGATGGGGAGCTGCAGTTGGTGCGTGACTACCGTTTGAAAGCATTGGCCCGAATTACAAACGTGGAGCTGTCCCATCACCGGGTTCTACGGTCTGCTTCTCTTACGGAAGAAAGAGTGTTGAGCAACCACTATGAATGGAACAAGGATTTTACCACTGTCCTCTACGACCAAAGTATGTTTGCCTACGGCAGCAGGATTGGCAGGAGGCAGTTTGTCAGGTTCTCCTCGCATTTTACAAACATCCTGCGGTATATTTATTTCAATAAGGTGGATCAGCACAATCCGCTGGATACCAGAATGGAGCCAGTACAGTATGATGGCAATCAGACGTTTTACGGAGCAAGGCTGGAGCATCATATACGCTTTGGCTCTATTCATTTCGAAAATTTTGTTGCCTATACCAATACCGATGAGGCTGAGGTTATTCGTATACCGGAGTGGTTGTTTAATTCTAAACTATATTTTCAGGGAGGCTTGTTCAATAGTGCCCTGTTCGGCCAGTTCGGGGTTGAAATGCATATGCCTACTGCCTATAATGCTGATGCCTATAATCCGGTTATCCAGCAGTTTTACCCGCAGGACTTTTTCCAGGTTCAGACGTATCCTGTACTGGATGTCTTTGTTACAGGGGATATAAAGAACGTGAACTTCTTCCTGAAAATGTCTCACGTGAACCAGGGACTGATGCCGCAACCAGGTTATTTTGCGACACCCTATTATCCGGGCATGCGTCGCAGCTTTATATTCGGTTTAAAGTGGATGTTCTTTGACTAA